The DNA window CTCAACATTGCTTACAGGAGGGATCTTACATTTTTCGAAGATCTGATTGCTTTCGAGTTTGGCGGTATCGAGGCGGTTTTTAATACCTTTCTTTGCATCGCTATCATGCTTTCCAAGTCCGCGCTTCACCTCAAAAATTCTCAGAACCCTACCGTCGTAAAGTATGAGGTCAATCCGAAGTCCCTTTCGATATGATGCATTGGACAGTTCTACCTCATCCCATGCCTTCCAAGCAGGATCGGTATTGATGGCAATACCCAATGCCTTTTGAAGTATCGTCCCATGTCGCTTGTATATCGAGGATATCTTGCTTGTGGCGCTGGACGCGCTGCGTGTTACGAGGACATCGGCAGCGAACTTTCCGTTCTCAAGTGTCTTAACAGTCTGCCGAATTGCGGACGCCATTACGGCGCGTTCTTTATCGGTAATCAAGATGGGCATTTTGCTTTATCGTTAAACCATCGTCCGTCGCGCCGGAACGCTACTTAAGGAGATCGAGCCCTTTCGCTCTCCTGAAGTTGTTGATGTAAGTCTTGCACATTGCGAAAAGCCCTGTCGTCAAAACTTGTGAGGGCGGTAACGTCCAGCTATCCGGGTTCTGGGCGTAATAAGTCTCAACGAGCCGAACAAGCATCCCGCTATTCAACTTCGATTGCTGAGTACAAGAGCTGATGCCACGCATGTTCGCTTCGCTATAGAGATCGTTCTCTATCATCGTATTGAGCCCGAGGTCATATGCGCCCATCATATATCCCGACTTTTGTTCTGCACTGAGGTCTCGCCAATCCGCATAGCTGCCGATGTACCCGCCGAAGGCGGGTACGCTCAGGTCCACAATCAAAGCCACTGTCAGCGATGTCCGTCGCATTGCATGCCACTCCAGTTTATCTATCTCTTGGGCCGCGCCGAAGACCACCAAGCGCGGGCTTTAGGTCGCTCATAGAGCGATGTCCGGTGCCGGGGCATCTTTTTTGACGGTTATCCACTGGCAATGATTGGCAACGACCCCGCAGCCGGTCACACTTCTGGCCGCCCCGAAATCAGCGCGGACAATTATGACAGACCCATTGACGGCAGAAGCAATCTACCTGCGGGTCGGCAGCTTGATAGCCGACGCGCCCGACTTGAAGGCCGACCCGACACCCGAGACACACCGTTGGGTCGCACAGGTCTTGGCGCTGATAGAGGCGGGTGAGTTGGTGAATTCGGCGAGCATCGCTACGTTCAAAGTCGCGTCACAAAATATGGAAGGCCCGCTGCGAGATCTGAACGCGGGCACGATCTTGTCCATCGCGCATCAGGCCCTCGCGAAGGCGGAGCTTCACGCGCCCGCCGAGTTGCAGGGAGCGTTCATCGCTGCTGGACACGCCTTCGACGCATTCGCTGCGGTTGGCAAGGCGCTGGGCACGGCGACGGGCGACGTGTTCATCGTTGACCCGTATGCCGAGGCCAAGTTGCTGACCGACTATGCTGTGCTCGCGCCTGAGACTGTGTCGTTGCGGGTCTTGACCGAAGCAACGTATAGCAAGGCACTGAAGCCAGCGGCGGAGCACTGGCGGCAGCAGATGAAGCAAGCCCTTGAGGTGCGGCTCGGCGCACCGCGTACCCTGCATGATCGATTGATACTGATCGACGGCAAGACTGCCTTCGTGCTCGGGCAATCGTTCAAGGACTTGGCGACACGCGCCCACACGAGCCTCGTCCGCATGCCGCCAGACGCGGGGAAGCTCAAGATTGAAGCCTACGAACTGATGTGGTCGTCGGCGACATTGCTCTGACGCCCCGTCGCGCGCATCGGGATCGCGCAGGGGAAGGGACACTATTGGGACACCCCTTTTGATTTACCTCGATATTTCAATTAGTTACTTAGAGGCACCTTCTCCCACAAGGGGAGAAGGGAAGAGCCGTCTCCCAACATCACGCCGCATCGATGCGGCGAAAACCGTTCCACATCGCGGTGGCGGCGCCGGAGGTCAGCACCGGGAAAATCCGCGTGTCCTGATAATTGCCGTTGAGCGAGACCCGTGGCAGCGCGGTGAGGTGATCGGCGCTTTCGGGAAAGATCATGCCCGGCCGTGTCGTCACCGCGGTCTTGAATCCGGCGCTGCGGGCCAGCGCGAATTCGCGGGCGCCGGCCGCGATCTTGTCGCCGTAGGGATAGGCGAGATGGACGATCGGACGCTGCAACGCGTCCTCGATCCGCGCACGACTGACGGCCATCTCCTGGCCGGCGGTGGCCTCGGTCTGCCTGGCGAGATTGCAATGGGTAA is part of the Bradyrhizobium erythrophlei genome and encodes:
- a CDS encoding phosphatidylserine/phosphatidylglycerophosphate/cardiolipin synthase family protein, with amino-acid sequence MTAEAIYLRVGSLIADAPDLKADPTPETHRWVAQVLALIEAGELVNSASIATFKVASQNMEGPLRDLNAGTILSIAHQALAKAELHAPAELQGAFIAAGHAFDAFAAVGKALGTATGDVFIVDPYAEAKLLTDYAVLAPETVSLRVLTEATYSKALKPAAEHWRQQMKQALEVRLGAPRTLHDRLILIDGKTAFVLGQSFKDLATRAHTSLVRMPPDAGKLKIEAYELMWSSATLL